A single window of Shewanella sp. Choline-02u-19 DNA harbors:
- a CDS encoding glycosyl transferase, with product MDSHNNKLTGVTDPAEYRQLIKTLGRGKKGSRSLTLVESFQLVRGFYDNIGTVTQLSVALMLMRVKGETAEEVAGAALALRSTVDNQWQQLQVDIDWPCYGAKRDQLPYLLLSAKLLAGNGFKILLHGDNRVLPHRQHIAGFVEAVGITSATSMAEAEVALTSTGICYVNADVLSPLVNSFTDIHQEIGLRSLYQSAIRCINPTGARLSLRSYFHPGLDDIHLNVAKLMADNAQALHRTNVAIFKGYQGECELNPRSSSSINVFRHEGFAQVEITTQLNALIGRKAQAAQLQAQWLTAIWNGEPLDSDSHDICTSTGNATEALRAHSAIMTNVMAVLMLTDQSLNIDNAKRLASEYWMSRHSHLMTQSAIAIFKPYLSLTTNCEVANAHTESI from the coding sequence ATGGATAGTCACAATAATAAGCTCACAGGAGTGACTGACCCGGCAGAATATCGACAGCTTATTAAAACGCTTGGCCGAGGTAAAAAAGGGTCTCGATCATTGACGTTAGTTGAAAGCTTTCAGTTGGTTCGTGGTTTTTACGACAACATTGGCACTGTTACCCAGCTTAGTGTGGCGTTAATGCTTATGCGCGTAAAAGGTGAGACCGCAGAAGAGGTTGCTGGGGCGGCACTCGCTCTGCGCTCTACGGTCGATAATCAATGGCAGCAACTTCAGGTCGATATTGACTGGCCCTGTTATGGCGCAAAGAGAGATCAGCTGCCTTATTTACTGCTGAGCGCCAAACTGTTGGCTGGTAATGGGTTTAAGATATTATTGCACGGCGATAATAGGGTATTGCCTCATCGGCAACACATTGCGGGTTTCGTTGAGGCGGTAGGGATCACCAGTGCCACTTCAATGGCCGAAGCGGAAGTTGCATTAACATCAACGGGGATCTGTTATGTCAACGCCGATGTATTGTCCCCCCTAGTGAATTCGTTTACGGATATTCATCAGGAAATTGGCCTTAGAAGTCTTTATCAAAGTGCCATCCGTTGTATCAACCCTACGGGGGCAAGGCTCAGTCTTAGAAGTTATTTTCATCCGGGCCTAGATGATATTCATTTGAACGTGGCCAAGTTAATGGCTGACAATGCGCAAGCATTACATAGAACGAATGTGGCGATATTTAAAGGCTATCAAGGAGAGTGTGAATTAAATCCAAGATCGAGCAGCAGCATCAATGTTTTCAGGCATGAAGGATTTGCTCAGGTTGAGATTACAACTCAGCTTAATGCGTTAATAGGCCGTAAGGCGCAAGCGGCACAACTTCAGGCGCAGTGGTTAACGGCAATTTGGAATGGTGAGCCGTTGGACAGCGATAGTCATGATATTTGTACTAGCACTGGAAATGCAACCGAAGCTCTTCGGGCTCACAGCGCTATTATGACCAATGTCATGGCGGTACTGATGTTAACGGATCAGTCCCTCAATATTGATAACGCTAAGAGGTTGGCGAGTGAATATTGGATGAGTAGGCATTCCCACTTAATGACTCAATCTGCTATAGCTATTTTCAAGCCTTATCTATCGCTTACGACTAATTGTGAGGTGGCTAATGCGCATACTGAATCTATATGA
- the cobA gene encoding uroporphyrinogen-III C-methyltransferase, with product MKLNHIGKLTRSIKPTNSDLLLVELLQLKDPTGNDDPNTVTIVGAGCGDIDMLTIKAARTITAAQAIVYDNLVSKDILQLAADDCDMYDMGKGFGKPSATQEQINLKLLQLSQQGKVVIRLKGGDPNVFGRGAEEALFLAENGVKSHFVAGVTAALGCAAGAGIPLTHRKVARSVTFVTGHLCDDTAIEWAGLLAAKSTMVFYMGKERAADIAHGLLQAGAKLSLPVAFISNGARDNQSIMTTSVQNMVDVATTINVDGPTLLIVGEVVGIGQELAQWLAACDINSDVKSNAFERAYG from the coding sequence ATGAAACTCAATCATATTGGCAAGTTAACGCGATCAATAAAGCCAACAAATAGTGACTTATTGTTGGTAGAGCTACTGCAGCTCAAGGACCCCACGGGTAACGATGACCCCAATACAGTGACGATTGTAGGGGCGGGTTGTGGTGATATCGATATGTTAACGATTAAGGCGGCCAGAACGATTACAGCAGCACAAGCGATCGTCTATGACAATTTGGTGAGTAAAGATATTTTGCAATTAGCCGCTGATGATTGCGACATGTATGACATGGGTAAGGGTTTTGGAAAACCCAGTGCAACGCAAGAACAAATAAACCTAAAACTGCTGCAGTTAAGCCAACAAGGTAAAGTGGTTATTAGACTTAAGGGCGGTGATCCTAATGTGTTTGGTAGAGGCGCTGAAGAGGCCCTATTTTTGGCTGAAAACGGCGTTAAAAGCCATTTCGTCGCTGGAGTGACTGCCGCGTTAGGCTGCGCTGCTGGTGCGGGGATCCCGTTGACGCATAGAAAGGTTGCGCGCTCGGTTACTTTTGTGACCGGACATCTTTGTGATGACACCGCGATAGAGTGGGCGGGATTGTTAGCGGCAAAAAGTACCATGGTTTTCTATATGGGAAAAGAGAGAGCGGCTGATATCGCCCATGGTTTACTACAAGCGGGAGCAAAACTCTCTTTACCTGTGGCCTTTATTAGCAATGGTGCCCGCGATAATCAATCGATAATGACCACCTCTGTGCAAAATATGGTGGATGTTGCCACGACCATTAACGTCGACGGTCCAACGCTTTTAATCGTGGGAGAGGTGGTTGGTATAGGGCAAGAGCTAGCGCAATGGTTGGCTGCTTGTGATATCAACAGCGATGTTAAAAGTAATGCATTTGAGCGTGCATATGGATAG
- a CDS encoding nitrate reductase has protein sequence MPSCKTTCAYCGVGCGVTVNNLIETDSISFSHHPTLTVSGDSEHSANSGDLCGKGLALIDSLNIPNKLLYPRRRNRSGLEAGDQNISWSAATVEIAKNFKDTIAEHGVDSVAFYLSGQLLTEDYYVANKLAKGFMGTANVDTNSRLCMSSAVSAHIRAFGEDVVPGCYEDLQLADVVVLVGANTAWTHPVLFKKILAARAKRGTKIVVIDPRLTATASQADLHLQLTPGSDLHLFNGLLCSLADKGQLNDDYIHRHTEGFKQALHSARQSGETLAKIAEVTGLEADQIELFYALYQQDHKVVTASSQGVNQSTSGTNTANAIINCHLARGDIGQVGCGPLSLTGQPNAMGGREVGGLATQLACHLGFSEPERQLVGDFWQTSALPKSKGLTATEMFADMAKGKIKAVWILGTNPAVSMPDTQLVKQALQQCDYVVVSDITADTDTAQYADMLLPAQGWSEKSGTVTNSERTISRQRGFIQPQGESKADWWALCEVAKQLGFNDEFAFKDSADIFNEYANLTVKVQQNFPEKQLSLAGLSDLSTEQYKQLIPTQWPVEHVDAIGQKNIRLFTQGQFATHSGKAHFVETRLSQASDIQAVIDHHSLSQNRVRLNSGRSRDQWHTMTRTGHIEQLAASNYQPELMLDAHTLNKHGLEAGGLVAIKTDNLVEPLIARAVIDESLLQDTAFLSMHWSSQFSKSGGVNKVITAQVDPFSKQPGFKNQWVELQHQQVAQQGIEWGQTLIDPQQLCWDVKQQLRGGVCRHIAATSSFTSEMMELERHRGANLSPLSYHRIMHWRDQDKQIYCILSQGSLKSVLITSEQVLDIDVNAIQSFINNPFDTKFIKYLHQVLRAGSRKVVCACTGVTENEIEQQMLVSFDCGATTTALIVDAVQQKLKCSAVCGSCLNQVNDIADSVIAEQQKSKQEVA, from the coding sequence ATGCCAAGCTGCAAAACAACCTGTGCATACTGTGGCGTTGGCTGCGGGGTTACAGTTAATAATCTTATCGAAACAGACAGCATCAGCTTTTCACACCACCCTACATTGACGGTTTCTGGTGATAGTGAACATTCGGCTAATTCGGGAGACTTATGCGGTAAGGGACTTGCATTAATCGATAGTTTAAACATTCCGAATAAATTACTGTACCCACGCCGAAGAAACCGCTCAGGTTTAGAGGCCGGCGATCAAAATATTAGCTGGTCTGCTGCGACAGTAGAAATAGCGAAAAATTTTAAAGATACCATCGCTGAGCACGGAGTCGATTCTGTCGCTTTCTACCTTTCAGGTCAGTTACTGACCGAAGACTATTATGTTGCCAATAAGCTTGCCAAAGGGTTTATGGGTACCGCAAATGTTGATACTAACTCCAGATTATGCATGTCGTCAGCGGTAAGTGCCCATATACGTGCTTTTGGAGAAGATGTGGTTCCTGGTTGTTATGAAGATCTGCAACTTGCTGATGTGGTGGTATTAGTCGGGGCAAATACCGCTTGGACCCATCCGGTTCTATTTAAAAAAATTCTCGCTGCTAGAGCAAAGCGTGGTACTAAAATTGTGGTAATCGATCCACGGCTAACAGCCACAGCGTCGCAAGCAGATCTACATTTGCAACTCACTCCAGGCTCAGATCTGCACTTATTTAATGGTTTACTCTGTTCCCTAGCCGATAAAGGCCAATTGAATGATGATTATATACATCGTCATACCGAAGGCTTCAAACAAGCGCTTCATAGTGCCCGACAAAGCGGTGAAACACTGGCCAAGATTGCTGAGGTCACTGGGCTTGAAGCTGATCAGATTGAATTGTTTTACGCACTTTACCAACAAGATCATAAAGTGGTTACAGCCAGTAGCCAAGGCGTTAATCAGTCAACCTCTGGCACTAACACTGCTAATGCGATTATTAACTGTCACTTGGCGCGAGGTGATATCGGTCAAGTTGGTTGTGGCCCCTTATCGTTAACGGGACAACCCAATGCAATGGGAGGTCGTGAAGTAGGCGGCCTGGCAACCCAGCTAGCCTGTCACCTTGGCTTTTCGGAGCCAGAACGGCAGTTAGTGGGAGACTTTTGGCAGACATCAGCGCTGCCAAAATCCAAAGGATTAACCGCCACTGAGATGTTTGCCGATATGGCAAAGGGTAAAATAAAGGCGGTGTGGATTTTGGGCACCAACCCGGCGGTTTCAATGCCTGATACCCAGTTAGTAAAACAGGCATTACAGCAGTGTGATTATGTGGTGGTTTCTGATATTACAGCCGACACCGATACCGCTCAATATGCCGATATGTTACTACCGGCGCAGGGGTGGTCAGAAAAGTCAGGCACGGTCACCAACAGTGAACGAACTATTAGCCGTCAACGCGGCTTTATTCAGCCTCAAGGAGAGTCAAAAGCGGATTGGTGGGCGCTGTGTGAAGTCGCAAAACAGCTTGGGTTTAATGATGAGTTTGCATTCAAAGACAGTGCCGATATCTTTAATGAGTACGCTAATCTCACTGTAAAAGTGCAGCAAAACTTTCCTGAAAAACAATTATCCCTCGCGGGTTTATCAGATCTATCCACTGAGCAATATAAGCAACTAATACCCACCCAATGGCCGGTTGAACATGTCGATGCGATCGGCCAAAAAAACATTCGCTTATTTACCCAAGGTCAGTTTGCCACTCACAGTGGTAAAGCTCACTTTGTAGAGACTCGATTGTCTCAAGCGAGCGATATCCAAGCCGTGATTGACCATCATTCCTTAAGTCAGAATCGAGTGCGGTTAAACAGTGGTCGTAGTCGCGATCAATGGCACACCATGACGAGAACGGGGCATATTGAGCAACTGGCAGCCTCAAATTATCAACCTGAATTGATGCTCGATGCACATACTCTGAATAAGCATGGGTTAGAGGCTGGTGGGCTGGTGGCAATTAAAACCGATAACCTAGTGGAGCCACTTATCGCTCGAGCGGTGATTGATGAATCACTATTGCAAGATACAGCGTTTCTTTCAATGCATTGGTCATCGCAATTTAGCAAAAGTGGTGGCGTCAATAAGGTCATTACCGCTCAAGTCGATCCTTTTTCAAAACAACCCGGTTTTAAAAATCAATGGGTTGAATTGCAACATCAACAGGTGGCGCAGCAAGGGATCGAGTGGGGGCAGACGCTAATCGATCCGCAGCAACTTTGTTGGGACGTAAAGCAGCAACTCCGCGGTGGGGTCTGCCGTCATATTGCGGCAACATCGAGCTTTACCTCTGAGATGATGGAGCTTGAACGGCATCGTGGGGCGAACCTCAGTCCATTGTCTTACCACCGTATTATGCACTGGCGCGATCAAGACAAACAGATTTACTGCATCCTCAGCCAAGGTAGCCTCAAAAGCGTACTTATCACATCTGAGCAGGTGCTAGACATTGATGTTAACGCGATTCAATCCTTTATCAACAATCCTTTTGATACTAAATTTATTAAATACTTACACCAGGTTTTACGAGCAGGTAGTCGCAAAGTGGTCTGCGCCTGTACTGGCGTGACCGAAAATGAAATTGAGCAACAGATGCTGGTGAGTTTTGACTGTGGCGCGACAACAACGGCGTTGATTGTCGACGCGGTGCAGCAAAAACTCAAATGCAGTGCTGTGTGTGGCAGCTGCTTAAACCAAGTGAATGATATTGCCGATTCAGTTATTGCAGAACAACAGAAATCAAAGCAGGAGGTTGCTTAA
- the cctA gene encoding tetraheme c-type cytochrome CctA, with protein MSKKLLSAIFGAAIAALALSPAVFAEGQELAEMHAEMDGCEACHADGSPSADGEYEFEQCQSCHGTLDEMDAVHQPHDGMLMCADCHAPHEMNVGDKPTCDSCHDDGRTAESILK; from the coding sequence GTGAGCAAAAAACTATTAAGTGCAATCTTTGGTGCGGCTATCGCAGCGCTAGCATTATCTCCTGCTGTTTTCGCTGAAGGCCAAGAACTGGCTGAAATGCATGCAGAAATGGACGGATGTGAAGCATGTCACGCAGACGGTTCTCCATCTGCAGATGGCGAGTACGAATTTGAGCAATGCCAATCTTGTCACGGTACATTAGACGAGATGGACGCTGTTCATCAACCACACGATGGCATGTTGATGTGTGCTGATTGTCATGCACCTCACGAAATGAATGTGGGTGATAAGCCAACATGTGACAGCTGTCACGATGATGGCCGTACGGCAGAGTCAATACTTAAGTAA
- the htpX gene encoding protease HtpX, with product MKRIFLLIATNMAILLVASIVMSILGVNTSTMGGLLVFAAIFGFGGAFISLAISKWMAKKTMGCEVITTPRDNTERWLVETVTRQAEQAGIKMPEVAIYQSPEFNAFATGPSKNNSLVAVSSGLLYGMNHDEIEAVLAHEISHVANGDMVTLTLIQGVVNTFVIFAARVVAGIINNFVSSNDEEGEGLGMFAYMGVVFVLDMLFGILASMIVAYFSRIREFRADEGGAKLAGKAKMIAALDRLRQGPETGAMPAQMSALGINGKKSMSELLMSHPPLEKRIAALRAS from the coding sequence ATGAAGCGTATATTTTTACTGATTGCTACCAATATGGCGATCTTATTAGTGGCATCAATCGTGATGTCTATTTTGGGTGTTAATACTTCAACCATGGGTGGACTGTTAGTCTTCGCTGCTATTTTTGGTTTTGGTGGTGCATTTATCAGCTTGGCTATCTCTAAATGGATGGCAAAGAAAACCATGGGTTGTGAAGTCATTACAACGCCTCGTGATAATACCGAGCGTTGGCTCGTTGAGACGGTTACGCGCCAAGCGGAGCAAGCGGGGATTAAAATGCCTGAAGTGGCCATTTATCAATCGCCAGAATTCAATGCTTTTGCAACGGGCCCGAGTAAAAACAACTCGTTGGTCGCAGTCAGTAGTGGCTTACTTTATGGTATGAATCATGATGAGATTGAAGCGGTACTCGCTCATGAAATCAGCCACGTTGCTAACGGTGACATGGTGACGCTGACGCTTATTCAAGGCGTGGTTAATACCTTTGTGATTTTTGCAGCTCGAGTGGTTGCAGGCATTATCAACAATTTTGTGTCTAGCAATGATGAAGAAGGTGAAGGCCTTGGTATGTTCGCCTATATGGGCGTTGTCTTTGTGCTCGATATGCTGTTTGGTATCTTGGCATCAATGATAGTGGCGTACTTCTCTCGTATTCGTGAGTTTAGAGCAGATGAAGGCGGTGCTAAATTGGCCGGTAAAGCGAAGATGATTGCTGCGCTCGACAGGCTTCGTCAAGGCCCAGAGACAGGCGCTATGCCAGCTCAGATGTCAGCACTTGGTATCAATGGTAAGAAATCTATGTCTGAATTATTGATGAGCCATCCACCACTTGAGAAACGTATTGCGGCTCTAAGAGCAAGCTAA
- the bioD gene encoding dethiobiotin synthase, which yields MTYFVTGTDTDCGKTLVSSALLTAVKGETVGFKPVASGCEQTEQGLRNSDALALMAASSIKLPYDDVNPFAFLPAIAPHIAASEQNILLSPKKIQAQLNMAQYLGADFALVEGAGGWRLPLGDGHFMSEVVQAMQLPVILVVGMKLGCLNHALLTAEAIERDGLVIAGWVANQVDADMANQQDNLAALQQMMSAPFLGHIPYLDNATAAEAALHLDVTLLA from the coding sequence ATGACTTATTTTGTAACCGGGACTGACACTGACTGCGGTAAAACGTTAGTGTCTTCAGCATTGTTAACAGCAGTAAAGGGAGAAACGGTTGGGTTTAAACCTGTAGCGTCAGGTTGTGAGCAAACCGAACAGGGCCTTAGAAACAGTGATGCACTAGCGCTGATGGCAGCATCAAGCATCAAGCTTCCTTATGACGACGTTAATCCGTTTGCCTTTTTACCGGCTATTGCACCGCATATCGCCGCGAGCGAACAAAATATCTTGTTGTCACCGAAAAAGATCCAAGCCCAACTCAATATGGCGCAATATTTAGGGGCCGACTTCGCACTTGTCGAAGGGGCGGGTGGTTGGCGTTTGCCATTAGGCGATGGTCACTTCATGTCTGAAGTGGTGCAAGCGATGCAACTGCCAGTAATATTAGTGGTTGGCATGAAACTAGGGTGCTTAAATCATGCGTTGTTGACTGCAGAAGCGATTGAGCGAGATGGCCTTGTAATTGCGGGCTGGGTTGCGAATCAAGTTGACGCTGACATGGCTAATCAACAAGATAACCTAGCGGCATTACAACAGATGATGTCAGCACCGTTTCTTGGCCATATTCCTTATCTAGATAATGCTACAGCAGCAGAAGCGGCGTTGCACCTTGATGTAACACTGCTCGCTTAG